Proteins encoded in a region of the Haloglomus salinum genome:
- a CDS encoding S26 family signal peptidase, protein MVDDDDPETLRERVRWFLSTDSSAVVYIREVASSVALVLLVGLVLFAVSGLWPPMVAVTSGSMEPHLQRGDLVFVMEEHRFPPESAHADTGVVPAHTGVGTGYRTFGAPGDVIIYRPQGDTAGTPVIHRAHFWVNESENWVANGKAQPEHLGGAESCGQLSQCPAPHAGFVTKGDNTVTNGRYDQVMGVSPIVRPEWVIGTAEFRIPWLGNIRLWADDSLLAARATNPTIGTASTRTGDVPGSSSTTVGADSADTPREAPRRCARS, encoded by the coding sequence GTGGTCGACGACGACGACCCCGAGACGCTCCGAGAGCGGGTCCGCTGGTTCCTCTCGACCGACAGCAGTGCGGTGGTCTACATCCGGGAGGTCGCCTCGAGCGTCGCGCTCGTTCTTCTCGTCGGCCTGGTGCTGTTCGCGGTGAGTGGCCTCTGGCCGCCGATGGTCGCCGTCACCTCGGGCTCGATGGAGCCTCACCTGCAACGTGGCGACCTCGTGTTCGTCATGGAGGAACACCGCTTCCCGCCGGAGAGCGCCCACGCGGACACCGGGGTCGTTCCCGCCCACACGGGCGTCGGGACCGGATACCGGACCTTCGGTGCGCCCGGAGATGTCATCATCTACCGGCCGCAGGGGGATACCGCCGGGACCCCTGTCATCCACCGGGCCCACTTCTGGGTCAACGAGAGCGAGAACTGGGTCGCCAACGGCAAGGCCCAGCCCGAACACCTCGGCGGCGCCGAGAGCTGTGGCCAGCTCTCGCAGTGTCCCGCACCCCACGCCGGCTTCGTCACCAAGGGCGACAACACGGTCACCAACGGCCGATACGACCAGGTGATGGGGGTCTCACCCATCGTCCGACCCGAGTGGGTCATCGGAACCGCCGAGTTCCGCATCCCCTGGCTGGGCAACATCCGCCTCTGGGCGGACGACAGCCTCCTGGCCGCCCGGGCCACGAACCCGACCATCGGGACCGCGAGTACCCGGACAGGGGACGTGCCCGGAAGCAGCTCGACGACCGTCGGAGCGGACTCCGCCGACACGCCCAGGGAGGCTCCACGGCGGTGCGCCCGGAGCTAG
- a CDS encoding S26 family signal peptidase, with protein sequence MSDPGSGDGDAADTPDSAGDAAERRTSPDRRSDAEYGPAGGPPGDDSPGTAPRTTDDSGPETPVEWVKWFFYTDHGAVVYIREVVSSVALVLLVGLLLFAVSGLWPPMVAVESGSMNPHMERGDLVFVMEEHRLAAPAAYDDTGVVTYRTGQRTGYTKFQLAGDVIVYQPDGNDRTTPIIHRARFWVNESENWVANGKAQPEHLGGAESCGQLSQCPAPHAGFVTKGDANGRYDQVSGLSEPVKPAWVVGTAEFRIPWLGNIRLWAGQTTLEQGAVGAASPLEPEAGGAASAGTGVEANGTPGGANGTPRQCGWA encoded by the coding sequence ATGAGTGACCCCGGTTCGGGCGACGGTGATGCGGCCGATACTCCCGATTCAGCGGGCGATGCGGCTGAACGCCGAACCTCGCCGGACCGCCGGTCCGACGCCGAGTACGGGCCGGCCGGTGGTCCGCCCGGCGACGACTCGCCCGGAACTGCACCGCGGACCACCGACGATTCAGGGCCGGAGACGCCGGTCGAGTGGGTCAAGTGGTTCTTCTACACCGACCACGGAGCCGTCGTCTATATCCGAGAGGTCGTCTCGAGCGTCGCGCTCGTGTTGCTGGTCGGGCTGTTGCTGTTCGCCGTCAGCGGCCTCTGGCCACCGATGGTCGCCGTCGAGTCGGGGTCGATGAACCCACACATGGAGCGTGGCGACCTCGTGTTCGTCATGGAGGAACACCGGCTCGCAGCGCCCGCGGCCTACGACGACACCGGGGTCGTGACCTATCGGACGGGACAGCGGACCGGCTACACGAAGTTCCAGCTGGCCGGGGATGTCATCGTCTACCAGCCGGACGGGAACGACCGGACGACACCGATCATCCACCGGGCCCGCTTCTGGGTCAACGAGAGCGAGAACTGGGTCGCCAACGGCAAGGCCCAGCCCGAACACCTCGGCGGCGCCGAGAGCTGTGGCCAGCTCTCACAGTGCCCCGCACCCCACGCCGGCTTCGTCACGAAGGGCGACGCGAACGGCCGGTACGACCAGGTTTCGGGCCTGTCAGAGCCGGTGAAACCGGCGTGGGTGGTCGGGACCGCCGAGTTCCGCATCCCCTGGCTCGGTAACATCCGCCTCTGGGCCGGACAGACGACGCTCGAACAGGGGGCAGTGGGTGCTGCATCCCCGCTCGAACCGGAGGCCGGAGGCGCTGCATCCGCCGGAACCGGAGTGGAGGCGAACGGAACTCCCGGGGGAGCGAACGGAACTCCCAGGCAGTGTGGCTGGGCCTGA
- a CDS encoding DNA-directed DNA polymerase II small subunit encodes MPLEEPVAVARALASHGFNADREAVTLLANAPDPKAAIAHVTDGAPSGTTRLTAADVRPAIEATADDTPAGGGTGTADRPDTTEEPAAGDRGVTASDGGAAAATPANAPEEEPTADLSSGGDPPDDSSSGGGPTDDTLHPNPSVSTGTDTGSTSYSTPEEEKTADTPVEAEGSRAGGPDPSLRSIEISGDITGRSTGTGRYEDFVAVFRDRYERLSRHLKGRVNHRSTDTLGSGGSGGGEAGLVGMVAEVNSTKSGHWMIDLEDPRGTFPCLVMKDKEIADHVNELLLDEVIAVEGSVSGDGSILFVDDLHFPDIPRTYRPNTADRPVRAALISDVHVGSQEFLADAWSRFADWLHTEEAHEVEYLCIAGDMVEGVGVYPDQDEELDIVDIYDQYEAFAEYLKEVPGDMEIIMIPGNHDAVRLAEPQPGFDDELRDIMDVHDPRIVGNPATVTIEGVNILMYHGVSLDEVIAELPEEKASYDEPHKPMYQLLKKRHVAPQFGGHTRLAPEEKDYLVMDEVPDIFHTGHVHKFGYGKYRNVLAVNTGCWQAQTDFQQSVNIDPDTAYAPIVDLHRLDKPDPMTIYDFN; translated from the coding sequence GTGCCTCTCGAGGAGCCGGTTGCCGTCGCCCGCGCGCTCGCCAGCCACGGGTTCAACGCTGACCGCGAGGCGGTCACGCTGCTGGCCAACGCGCCGGACCCGAAGGCCGCTATCGCGCACGTCACTGACGGAGCCCCCTCTGGAACCACCCGGCTCACCGCGGCCGATGTCCGACCCGCTATCGAGGCGACGGCCGACGACACTCCCGCCGGCGGGGGGACCGGGACGGCCGACCGACCGGACACGACCGAGGAGCCTGCGGCGGGCGACCGCGGGGTCACGGCCAGCGATGGCGGCGCTGCAGCCGCCACGCCAGCGAACGCTCCCGAGGAGGAGCCGACGGCCGACCTTTCCAGTGGAGGGGACCCGCCCGACGACTCCTCCAGTGGGGGGGGCCCGACCGACGATACCCTCCACCCCAACCCCTCCGTTTCCACTGGAACTGATACTGGTAGCACCTCCTATTCGACGCCTGAAGAGGAGAAAACAGCCGATACTCCAGTCGAAGCGGAGGGGTCTAGAGCTGGTGGTCCCGACCCTTCCTTGCGCTCCATCGAAATCAGTGGCGACATCACCGGTCGTTCGACCGGGACCGGCCGGTACGAGGACTTCGTCGCGGTCTTCCGCGACCGCTACGAGCGGCTGTCGCGCCACCTGAAGGGGCGGGTCAACCACCGCTCGACGGACACGCTCGGGAGCGGTGGCAGCGGGGGCGGTGAGGCCGGCCTCGTCGGGATGGTCGCGGAGGTCAACTCCACGAAGAGCGGCCACTGGATGATAGACCTGGAGGACCCCCGCGGGACGTTCCCCTGCCTCGTGATGAAGGACAAGGAGATAGCCGACCACGTCAACGAACTCCTCCTCGACGAGGTCATCGCCGTCGAGGGCTCCGTGAGCGGCGACGGCTCCATCCTCTTCGTCGACGACCTCCACTTCCCAGACATCCCCCGGACCTACCGCCCCAATACTGCCGACCGACCCGTCCGCGCGGCGCTCATCTCCGACGTCCACGTCGGCAGCCAGGAGTTCCTTGCCGACGCGTGGTCCCGGTTCGCCGACTGGCTCCACACCGAGGAGGCCCACGAGGTCGAGTACCTCTGCATCGCCGGCGACATGGTCGAGGGCGTCGGCGTCTACCCGGACCAGGACGAGGAACTCGACATCGTGGATATCTACGACCAGTACGAGGCGTTCGCGGAGTACCTGAAGGAGGTGCCCGGCGATATGGAGATCATCATGATTCCGGGCAACCACGACGCCGTCCGTCTCGCCGAGCCCCAGCCGGGTTTCGACGACGAACTGCGGGACATCATGGACGTCCACGACCCTCGCATCGTCGGGAACCCCGCCACCGTGACCATCGAGGGGGTCAACATCCTGATGTACCACGGCGTCTCGCTGGACGAGGTCATCGCCGAACTCCCCGAGGAGAAGGCCTCCTACGACGAGCCCCACAAGCCGATGTACCAGCTGCTGAAGAAGCGCCACGTCGCGCCCCAGTTCGGCGGCCACACCCGCCTCGCCCCCGAGGAGAAGGACTACCTCGTGATGGACGAGGTGCCCGACATCTTCCACACTGGCCACGTCCACAAGTTCGGCTACGGCAAGTACCGCAACGTCCTCGCGGTCAACACGGGTTGCTGGCAGGCGCAGACGGACTTCCAGCAGTCCGTCAACATCGACCCCGACACGGCGTACGCCCCCATCGTCGACCTCCACCGGCTGGACAAGCCGGACCCGATGACCATCTACGACTTCAACTGA
- a CDS encoding phosphotransferase family protein, translating into MTTEIATRLNAQFDTYGVIQQIHDVPPHAVYEVTVDGRRAIYKENTGQTGRAAMEGQVTKFIGKNTSVPVPEVLYVGESYYVAEWHDDAPVPDDRQTADEKWAFAAGTGLARLHDETAPLVDSYGAFQPTADGLSVDGHEQWHEAAIDYVRGRRPVLDRFGHADVADLVIEYLEAHPDAFAGAGEAVCCHGWATPEHVSVIDGEIACLLDFEHAIAAPSEYDYWRTVGPAFGPDNDDARNAFREGFESVRPLPDEFDRRAPLYGLLNFIYFFESLYVQNQHDSAKTTEKAGRFEKTIHNILNDLRT; encoded by the coding sequence ATGACGACGGAAATTGCCACCAGACTCAATGCACAGTTCGATACGTACGGTGTGATCCAGCAGATTCACGACGTGCCGCCACACGCGGTGTACGAGGTGACTGTCGATGGACGGCGGGCAATCTACAAGGAAAATACCGGACAAACTGGACGTGCCGCAATGGAAGGGCAGGTCACGAAATTCATCGGCAAAAATACCAGCGTTCCGGTGCCTGAGGTTCTCTACGTCGGAGAAAGCTATTATGTTGCCGAGTGGCACGACGATGCGCCCGTACCGGACGATAGGCAGACTGCAGATGAAAAATGGGCATTCGCCGCCGGAACAGGATTGGCACGACTCCATGACGAGACAGCTCCGTTAGTCGATAGTTACGGCGCGTTTCAACCGACTGCTGATGGACTCTCGGTCGATGGACACGAGCAATGGCACGAGGCAGCCATCGACTACGTCCGCGGGCGGCGGCCAGTGCTCGACCGGTTCGGACACGCCGACGTGGCCGATCTCGTCATCGAGTATCTGGAGGCACATCCCGACGCGTTCGCTGGGGCCGGTGAAGCAGTCTGCTGTCACGGCTGGGCGACGCCCGAGCATGTTTCTGTGATTGATGGAGAAATCGCCTGTCTTCTGGATTTCGAGCACGCGATTGCCGCGCCGAGCGAATATGATTACTGGCGGACTGTGGGACCTGCGTTCGGACCTGACAACGACGATGCCCGAAACGCGTTCCGCGAAGGCTTCGAATCTGTCCGGCCGCTACCGGACGAATTCGACCGACGTGCTCCACTCTATGGCCTCTTGAATTTCATCTACTTCTTCGAGTCGCTGTATGTTCAGAATCAGCATGACTCGGCCAAAACGACAGAGAAAGCAGGGCGGTTCGAGAAGACAATCCACAACATCCTCAACGACCTCAGGACGTAG
- a CDS encoding excinuclease ABC subunit C, protein MDAAAVRERAGDLPASPGVYQFEDADGTVLYVGKAVDLRSRVRSYADPRGERIRRMVERAARVDTAVTDTETQALLLEANLIKRHQPRYNVRLKDDKSYPLVQLTGHRFPRIEVTRDPDPDATVYGPYTQMKRVETVVKALRETYGLRGCSDHKFEGRDRPCLDYELGLCTAPCTGEIDEPGYEADTASVRRFFEGETGVLADPLRDAMETAANEQEFERAANLRDRLDAVEAFHGGGGEAVHAGEREERAVDVLGVAISGGDATVARLHSADGKLVDRERHSLAAPEGEDRVAAVLSAFLTQYYAERELPDALLLSERPDDGDVTAWLEAEGVAVRVPGAGREATLVDLALKNARTRDGGRDELAALRDALSLDRRPRRIEGFDVSHAQGKAVVGSDITFVDGEADKSGYRRKRLSDENDDYANMRRLVVWRAERAVEGRDDRPNPDLLLIDGGEGQLGAAQDALAETGWDVPVVALAKAEELVVTPDGVQRWPDDAAHLHVLQRVRDEAHRFAVAYHQQVRDEVSTPLDDVAGVGPELRKRLLRRFGSVEGVRAASREELASVEGIGPNTAERVDRAL, encoded by the coding sequence ATGGACGCGGCCGCGGTCAGGGAACGCGCCGGGGACCTCCCGGCGAGTCCCGGCGTCTACCAGTTCGAGGATGCTGACGGGACCGTCCTCTACGTCGGGAAGGCGGTCGACCTGCGGAGCCGGGTCCGGTCGTACGCGGACCCGCGCGGCGAGCGCATCCGGCGGATGGTCGAGCGCGCCGCGCGCGTGGACACCGCAGTCACGGACACGGAGACGCAGGCGCTCCTGCTGGAAGCGAACCTCATCAAACGCCACCAGCCGCGCTACAACGTCCGGCTGAAGGACGACAAGTCCTACCCGCTCGTCCAGCTCACGGGCCATCGGTTCCCCCGCATCGAGGTGACACGGGACCCGGACCCCGACGCGACCGTCTACGGGCCGTACACACAGATGAAGCGTGTCGAGACGGTCGTGAAGGCGCTCCGCGAGACGTACGGCCTGCGTGGCTGTTCGGACCACAAGTTCGAGGGCCGCGACCGGCCCTGCCTCGATTACGAGCTGGGTCTCTGCACGGCCCCCTGCACGGGGGAGATCGATGAGCCCGGCTACGAGGCCGACACCGCTTCTGTCCGGCGGTTCTTCGAGGGTGAGACGGGTGTCCTCGCCGACCCGCTCCGGGACGCGATGGAGACCGCCGCGAACGAACAGGAGTTCGAGCGCGCGGCGAACCTCCGGGACCGCCTCGACGCGGTCGAGGCGTTCCACGGCGGCGGTGGCGAGGCCGTCCACGCCGGCGAACGCGAGGAGCGCGCCGTCGACGTGCTGGGCGTGGCCATCTCCGGCGGCGACGCGACGGTCGCACGGCTCCACAGCGCCGACGGCAAACTCGTCGACCGGGAGCGCCACTCCCTCGCGGCGCCGGAGGGCGAGGACCGCGTCGCGGCCGTCCTCTCTGCCTTCCTCACCCAGTACTACGCCGAGCGCGAATTGCCCGACGCACTGTTGCTCTCGGAGCGTCCCGACGACGGCGACGTGACGGCGTGGCTCGAAGCGGAGGGCGTCGCGGTCCGTGTTCCGGGCGCGGGCCGCGAGGCCACGCTCGTGGACCTCGCGCTGAAGAACGCCCGTACGCGCGACGGTGGTCGCGACGAACTCGCCGCGCTGCGGGATGCGCTCTCGCTCGACCGCCGCCCCCGCCGTATCGAGGGGTTCGACGTGAGCCACGCGCAGGGAAAGGCGGTCGTCGGCTCCGACATCACGTTCGTCGACGGCGAGGCCGACAAGAGCGGCTACCGGCGCAAGCGCCTCTCCGACGAGAACGACGACTACGCCAACATGCGCCGGCTCGTCGTGTGGCGCGCCGAGCGCGCGGTCGAGGGCCGCGACGACCGACCGAACCCGGACCTGCTGCTCATCGACGGCGGCGAGGGACAACTCGGCGCCGCGCAGGACGCGCTCGCCGAGACGGGCTGGGACGTGCCCGTCGTCGCGCTCGCGAAGGCGGAGGAACTCGTCGTCACGCCCGACGGCGTCCAGCGCTGGCCGGACGACGCCGCGCACCTCCACGTCCTCCAGCGTGTCCGCGACGAGGCCCACCGCTTCGCCGTCGCGTACCACCAGCAGGTCCGGGACGAGGTGTCGACGCCGCTGGACGACGTGGCCGGTGTGGGCCCAGAACTCCGCAAGCGCCTGCTCCGGCGGTTCGGCAGCGTCGAGGGGGTGCGCGCCGCCTCGCGCGAGGAACTCGCGAGCGTCGAGGGGATCGGGCCGAATACGGCCGAGCGGGTCGACCGGGCGCTGTGA
- a CDS encoding SPFH domain-containing protein: MPDPGDGAATLDEGPGAGRLVYFVVLAAVILGLAVGQLNITPGLVIGLVALWIVIAGVSSSVQIVQAYEKRALTVFGAFERLLDPGIHFVIPFVSDTYQFDMRTEALDVPSQEAITRDNSPVRADAVVYIRVMNAERAFLEVDDYRNATLNLAQTTLRAVIGDMELDETLSQRERINERIQDELAGPTDEWGVRVEAVEVREVKPSQVVQDAMEQQTAAERRRRAMILEAQGERRSSVERAEGEKQANIIRAEGSKQSQVLEAQGDAVATVLRARAADSMGERAIIEKGMETLQGIGAGESTTFVLPQELTSLVGRYGKHLSGSDAGVIDVGSSLEGREFDADEREMLGLDDIENLAAGLPGDGASTNGHEVDLEDPELESDPSVDD, from the coding sequence ATGCCGGACCCCGGGGACGGCGCGGCGACGCTCGACGAGGGGCCGGGCGCCGGGCGGCTCGTCTACTTCGTCGTCCTCGCCGCCGTCATCCTCGGGCTGGCGGTCGGCCAGCTGAACATCACGCCCGGGCTCGTCATCGGGCTCGTCGCGCTGTGGATCGTCATCGCGGGCGTCTCCTCGTCGGTCCAGATCGTGCAGGCCTACGAGAAGCGCGCGCTGACGGTGTTCGGCGCGTTCGAGCGCCTGCTCGACCCCGGTATCCACTTCGTTATCCCGTTCGTCTCCGACACGTACCAGTTCGACATGCGGACGGAGGCGCTGGACGTGCCGAGCCAGGAGGCCATCACCCGTGACAACTCCCCCGTGCGGGCGGACGCGGTGGTCTACATCCGCGTGATGAACGCCGAGCGCGCGTTCCTCGAGGTCGACGACTACCGGAACGCCACGCTCAACCTCGCACAGACCACCCTCCGGGCGGTCATCGGCGACATGGAACTGGACGAGACGCTGAGCCAGCGCGAGCGCATCAACGAGCGCATCCAGGACGAACTCGCCGGCCCGACCGACGAGTGGGGCGTCCGGGTCGAGGCCGTCGAGGTCCGCGAGGTCAAGCCCTCGCAGGTGGTCCAGGATGCGATGGAGCAGCAGACCGCCGCCGAGCGCCGTCGCCGGGCGATGATTCTCGAAGCGCAGGGGGAACGCCGTTCCTCCGTCGAGCGCGCGGAGGGCGAGAAGCAGGCCAACATCATCCGTGCCGAGGGGTCGAAGCAGTCCCAGGTGCTCGAGGCCCAGGGTGACGCCGTCGCGACCGTCCTCCGGGCCCGCGCGGCCGACTCGATGGGCGAGCGCGCGATCATCGAGAAGGGGATGGAGACCCTCCAGGGCATCGGCGCGGGCGAGTCGACCACGTTCGTCCTTCCGCAGGAACTGACCTCGCTGGTCGGTCGGTACGGCAAGCACCTCTCCGGGAGCGACGCGGGCGTCATCGACGTCGGCTCGTCGCTCGAGGGTCGGGAGTTCGACGCCGACGAGCGCGAGATGCTCGGACTGGACGACATCGAGAACCTCGCGGCCGGGTTGCCGGGCGACGGCGCGAGTACGAACGGCCACGAGGTCGACCTCGAGGACCCCGAGCTCGAGTCCGACCCATCCGTCGACGACTGA
- the pheA gene encoding prephenate dehydratase codes for MRALTLGPAGTYSHRATRAIATDEEIEFAESVTGIVEGVAGGEFQRGVIPVENSIEGSVSESMDALADRNVAVVREIVTPIRHALLAQTGEFEVVASHAQALAQCREYLDREYPNATLEAVASTSQGVERAREDASVAAIGHPDNGGDVLRVLAEDIQDQDSNTTRFVVIAPQSERSDAGGKTSIVVYPGNDYPGLLLELLECFADRDINLSRIESRPSGQRLGDYVFHIDFNAGLYEDRAQAALDELEDICGKGWVKVLGSYDTEHAL; via the coding sequence ATGAGAGCGCTGACGCTGGGCCCCGCCGGGACGTACTCGCACCGCGCGACGCGAGCCATCGCGACCGACGAGGAGATCGAGTTCGCCGAATCCGTGACGGGTATCGTCGAGGGCGTCGCGGGCGGGGAGTTCCAGCGTGGCGTCATCCCCGTCGAGAACAGCATCGAGGGCTCCGTCTCGGAGTCGATGGACGCGCTGGCCGACCGGAACGTCGCTGTCGTCCGGGAGATAGTCACCCCGATCCGGCATGCGCTGCTCGCCCAGACCGGCGAGTTCGAGGTCGTCGCCAGCCACGCGCAGGCGCTGGCCCAGTGTCGCGAGTACCTCGACCGGGAGTACCCGAACGCGACCCTGGAGGCCGTCGCCTCCACCTCGCAGGGTGTCGAGCGCGCTCGTGAGGACGCCAGCGTGGCGGCAATCGGCCACCCGGACAACGGCGGCGATGTCCTGCGCGTGCTGGCCGAGGACATCCAGGACCAGGACTCCAACACCACTCGGTTCGTCGTCATCGCGCCCCAGTCCGAGCGGAGCGATGCCGGCGGCAAGACCAGCATCGTCGTCTACCCCGGGAACGACTACCCCGGGCTGCTGCTGGAGCTGCTGGAGTGCTTCGCCGACCGTGACATCAACCTCTCGCGCATCGAGTCCCGGCCCTCGGGCCAGCGCCTCGGCGACTACGTCTTCCACATCGACTTCAACGCCGGCCTCTACGAGGACCGCGCCCAGGCCGCCCTCGACGAACTGGAGGATATCTGCGGGAAGGGCTGGGTGAAGGTGCTGGGGTCGTACGACACCGAGCACGCACTGTAG
- a CDS encoding Sjogren's syndrome/scleroderma autoantigen 1 family protein, protein MSDFDREAERKKLEEKYGKEEEDRERTERLSELLLKGATMTDIHCPECGDPIFRHEGRQFCPSCQREVATGESQQATAGQAAAENPLADEGGEEADIGEAEPATDGHSVEVETPDAGAEDGAAGDDAEPEPAEIPDTGTQPPTDTGESQPSPPQQPQSDQQRASPPAQMPSSGGQAGTGGDASGLMPARQHLTRTVNRLAEQAATEEDPGRKREFLAATREAAEALEAVRDAE, encoded by the coding sequence ATGAGCGACTTCGACCGCGAGGCCGAGCGGAAGAAACTCGAGGAGAAGTACGGCAAGGAAGAGGAGGACCGCGAGCGGACCGAGCGGCTGAGCGAACTCCTCCTGAAGGGCGCGACGATGACCGACATCCACTGTCCGGAGTGTGGCGACCCCATCTTCCGCCACGAGGGACGGCAGTTCTGCCCGTCCTGCCAGCGCGAGGTCGCGACCGGCGAGAGCCAGCAGGCGACCGCCGGGCAGGCCGCCGCGGAGAACCCGCTGGCCGACGAAGGGGGTGAGGAGGCGGACATCGGGGAAGCCGAACCCGCTACCGACGGCCACTCCGTCGAGGTGGAGACGCCGGACGCCGGAGCCGAGGACGGCGCTGCGGGAGACGATGCCGAACCCGAACCGGCCGAGATTCCCGACACCGGAACGCAACCACCCACGGACACGGGGGAGTCACAGCCCTCGCCCCCCCAGCAGCCCCAGTCCGACCAGCAGCGCGCCAGTCCACCGGCACAGATGCCCTCGTCCGGCGGGCAGGCTGGAACCGGCGGCGACGCGTCCGGCCTGATGCCTGCCCGCCAGCATCTCACCCGGACGGTGAACCGGCTGGCCGAGCAGGCGGCCACTGAGGAGGACCCCGGGCGCAAGCGGGAGTTCCTCGCCGCGACACGGGAGGCCGCGGAGGCGCTGGAAGCGGTTCGGGATGCGGAATAA